The DNA sequence TTAACATGAATGTAGCggatcaagagtgcactagctttaggaccgataagggggtatactgctacctactcatgcctttcggactgaaaaatgcTGGCCCAACTTATCAAAGAATGGTGAACCGGATGTTCAAGGGCCTCTTGGGGCAAAATATGGAGGTGTACGTAGACGACATGCTAGTCAAGTCGAAAGCATGCAGTAGCCACGCGGatgacttagaagaatgctttgaagtGGTCTAGAGGTACGGAATGAAACTCAACCCGAAGAAGTGCACTTTCGGGGTTAAGCCAGGgaagtttctgggcttcatcgtcagtcagaggggaattgaggcaaatctagaaaaaattcaagctctcctgagcatgccttcCCCAAAGAAACACAAAGATGTCCAGAGcttaaccggaaaggttgctgccctgagccaTTTTATTTCCCGTTCCACAGACAAATGCATTCCCTTCTTGAACGTCTTGAAGAAGTGTCAGAAATTTGAATGGTCCGACGAGTGTGAGGAGGCATTCAATaaactaaaagagcacatggccaagccacCAATCCTATCAAAGCCCGTTCTCGGAGAGAACTTGTTCTTATACTTAgtcgtctccgagcatgcggtcagcgcggccctagtccgggaagaggagaaaactcagcatcccatgtactatgtcagcaagcgcatgataggagcggagACGCGATACCCAGTAAttgaaaaactagttttttgcctcctgatggcctcgAGAAAGTTAAGACCCTACTTCCAAGCTCACCCAATTAAGGTATTGACCAACCACCCACTCTGGCAAGTCCTACAAAAGCCAGAGGCGTCCagaaggctcctcaaatgggcaatggagttaagctAGTTCGATATACACTACTTTCCTTGCATTTCCATAAAAGGGCAAGCGCTAGGCTTCATCACAGAGTGCACTGAAGCCAAAGCTACCGCAAACATACCCACACCATCAGTCCCAGCGTGGAAAGTATTTGTAGATAGGGCCTCCAACGAGAATGGATCCAGAGCGGGAGTTGCAATGATATCTCCAAGTGGACTTCGACTCCAagcagccctacggttcgacttctcagCTTCCAACAATGAGGTCGAATACGAAGCCTTcatagcagggctgagattagcAAAAACCGTGGGGGCTAAAAGAGTAAAAGTCTACAGCGATTCCCAACTGGTAGTGAACCAGGTGTCGGGAGAGTATCAGACGCGCGGAGAAAGAATGGCCGCATATGTAGCAATAGTCCGGGAATTGCTCCACGAGTTTGCGAACTACAAGGTGGAAAGAATCCCCAAAGAAAAgaatgctcacgcggactgtctggctaagttagcttaaGATAGTGAAATCGAGAAACTGGGGGTGGTAcctgtggaacgcttggcacagccaagcatcaaagtaaaagaggccataacaACAGTTGGGCAataacccagctggatggtccccatcattgaatacataacaaaaggtgagttgccccaagaaagggcactgtccagaaagattcagtatcaggctcaccattatgtgatgatggacaaaattctctaccgaagaggactcagcatgccttatttaaggtgtatATCGGAACCTGAAGCTAagcaaattatgctagaggtccacgaagggttctgtggagaccatacaggaggaccaagtctctcaaagaaaatattgaggcaagggtacttctggccaacaatgaaaaaaagattgcatagactacgtccagagatgtgattcgtgccaaaggttcgcgaacataccgagagcttcTCCCAATGAGATTaacctgatgactagtccctagCCCTTCACGGTCTGGGAAagagatcttattgggtcccttccaacaggaaagggaggagtaaagtatgcaatagtagcagtagactacttcaccaaatggacggaggctgagccaatgaagactataactgctaaaaaagcactagactttgttattaaaaacatagtgtgtcgatatggcttgcctcacaaaatagtctctgacaatggaaagcaattcgattacaaagagttcactgacttctgcaactaACACGGAGTCattaaaagcttctccgcggtggcaaggccgcaaatgaacggacaagcagaagtagtcaacaaaatcctaaaggtcactctaaagaaaaagctgctgtcctgcaaaaacaattggcctgaagaattgccaagagtgttatgggcctaccggacaacCCCAAGAACTACGACCGGCCACTtgcctttctcaatggcgtacggttgtgaagcaatggtcccgatagaaacgttattcccgtcccacaggagaacaacTTATGATCCAGCTACAAACCAAGCTTTATTACAGGAAGCGTTGGATCAGGTTGAAgagctccgggacgagtctcaaatacgaatgacagcttatcaaaagaaggtgactaaatattttaactctaaagttaaaaatagaaaattcactattggggatatggtcttaagaagagtcttcccagccactcaagaacccggagtgggggtacttgggccaaattgggaagggccatatgaaatcgaggatgaGATCGGCTCCGGAacctataagctaaaaaggatggacggaaccattgtgccaagggcttggaacgccgatcatctccggaagtattaccaatagtccaaatatgttaacttaggctttgtttaaagaATTTGTACCGTCAAAATGTATGCAACCTCTAaactttaaataaaactgagtgccttaaaaacaaagttttcatgccactcaggggggtactaaggcataCCACACAGACAGATGTAAAACAAGCCAAAAGTAAAAACAAAGTCAAAGAGAATATGCATCAAAgtgcttatatatatataaaatatcctgacccaaagggtaggtcaaaaaaaaaataataatacaaaggGCCTGGAGACGGGCCATAACaattgtctccccttagaaAATAAACAGCTACATAATTAAGATTGcctcaaagaaaagaaaaatagctgtaaataaaaaaaaaagagatatgaTTACCAAGAAGTGGGTTGGACTCCGTAGCCTAATCAATACGAGGAGGAAGACGAGGGCCACGACGAGCTTCAAGCATAGCAtcaagcctcttcttcttctcccggaatttgGCAAGAGCCTCCTCAGGCTTGGGATAGAAGTCAAGCTTAATACTTTGGCCATTTGACTGCCAGGCCATATAGACGCCGTCGTCGAAGCGCTTAATGCAGTGCTTGCAGGAGACGGGGGTCAGGAGCTCATCTTTtttagccttcttcaaggccTGGTCTCTAAAGTCCTtcagctccttcaactccacgGCCAGGTTGGCCTTAGACTCCAAGTTCGCCTGGTGCAACTCCTCCAGGGActtcaccttggcaaccatttcGTCCATGGCCTCCCTAGCCTCGCGAAGCTCGCGTCTAGCCCGGGCAGCGGCCTCACCCTCCACCTTCAGCGCCTCCTGGTGCCTCGCTTCCACCTCGGCCTCCTTCTGCCTAGCCTCCTCTCGAAGCTTCGCCTCCGCGAGGGCCTCCCTCTGCTTGGCCTCCTCCTGAAGCTTCGCCTCCACGAGGGCCTCCCTCCGTGCAGCCTCCTCCTGGATCGCCCGCCTTTTGACAGACAAGTCCGGAAGGATCCTCATGGCCTCATCTATGCCCCCAAATTCGGACATGACGTAACCATGGTCAATTAGGGTCTTGGAGAGGCGATCGGTCTCGGCGGTAATCTGGAAAAAGAAGTAAGAGTGAGACAAGGTGCCGTAGATAAAATATCAAGGAGAAAAATAGATAACAAGTACTCACCGCAGCCATGACAGAGATGATGTCCTGAACTTGGTAGATGGAGTTCCGAGAGGCGCAGGAAGCATACCTCTTAGGGGGGAATTGCGTCAGGTGGGAGACGAACTGGCTAGTCATCTCCGAGGCAAACGGAGCTAAGATGGGCCCAACAAAACGGTTAACCAATTCGTCAACGGATCCATATTCAAGTCCCACGGATTTCGGAAGGCTTCCTCCCGGAGAGTATTTTGCTGCTCCTCCCGAAGGATCTTTCTCagggcctccacctcggcaTGCCCCCGACTGTACTCGTTGAGGGCGTAATTATGTTTGGCCACCCAGAGATTCTGCCTCTCCTCATCAGCAAGAACCGGAGTCAACACTCTGCCGTGAGGCACAGTGTATTCCTCCGCCTCCGAAGGAATCCCAGAGTCATGGCTCGGGGCCGGAGTGTCCACCCTACGGGGCCGCTTAGAAGGCTCCTCCTCTACCATCTTGCCCTTTTGCTTGCGCTCAAGGGCGACCGGGtcctcttcttcaccttcttcaacttcctcaactCCCTCCTCCTCGTCCACCAAGACGATGGTGCCTCAAGGGGCATTGGAGGAGGACCTCCCGGGAATGACCAACTGAGAAGCAGCCGGATGTGGGGAAGCATCAGGACTGTAGGCTCCAgcaagagttgccaagagttcGTCCATGGACCTGGTTGCTGCAACAAAGAAAATAAGTAAAGTGTTAGCACATTCACGAGACAGCATACACTTAGCAGAAAAGCAATAAACTAGTCCTACCCCGACTCTCTAATTCGACCCTAACAAAGTCTCGAATCATGGGGCTGGCCTCATCATCcccgagataactgtccgagggaaGAAACCAGTTGGAAGATACGTAGGCTAAATGATCCAAAGGAATAGGCACCGAAGGTCCGGAACCCATCCGGGATCGACCTAAATAATGGCCTAAGTGGGAAAAGTAGTACTCCTTGGCATGATCTCCCCACCGGGTAGAAGGCATTCTAAACCTACAGAGATGCTcatcgaaccctatgggcctaagACGGGAATACTCACGAACGTGAGGAACATAATGTATTGTGAAAGGGGACTTACCGAAACCTGAAGTGCTGGCATCGGGAGCCCCAGTATTTGGTACTGGGACCACGAACTTGGGTCTAGGGGTCCTCCGCTCCAACAGGGCTCCAATACGAAGGGCCCTTTCGGCGGCCGCCTGGGCCTTGGTGTAAGCCAGCTCCTGTTCCCTCTTGAAGAGGTACTTCTGGTACTTGTCCTTCGCCATGGCAATGATGTCATCCCGAAACACCTTCTCTGCGACCGGAGCTCTCACGTTCGGGCAGATGACTTTGGAGAGATTGTAGTCATCCACCGACTGGTGCCCCAAGATCAACTTGGCCCTCCGACAGTGCTCTGTCGTAACCAACTCCTCGACATCGAGTGTGACagttagtagtcccgtgattcgtaaggggaaacaccgggtaagctgtacaatcccacaccgcctggggaaggtcaagtgggatgattctgagactgtgtaggtatgggactacacagctgaagagagcttaaatagattgattggtactacctatatcaacaaggtgcatcttgtttttcggtagcgcatctcgaaagaactccacagttaagcgtgcttggcttggagaaatttcaggatgggtgacctcctgggaagttttcccaggaagcgtgcgagtgaggacaaagcatgctggaaacactcgtgttggtctgtagggtcagtcatcagtccatgaagcagccatagtgacgtactcgtgtataagagccattattccgtgggtgtaagggcccaatggaggcttgaagcgaggacgttacaTCGAGGGCCTTCTTGTCGTATGTGGCAAAGGTCTTGGCCCGTtgaagaaatatttgagtaggcTCGGTCAGCATGTAAGGGAggatcctaacccactccgtgagaagctctggGTGATCCATGGCCTGgaaaccggaggagaagaagaagcggtgaCGATATTCCTTCACGTGCTTCTGGTGGTTGTAAGGGACCGGGCCCTCATTCAAAGGATGGGCTCGGAGACCGTAAAAACCGTCTTTAAGTTTATCTCCCTTTTTAAGGATGGAAACGAGTTCATAAAAGTACAAAATTTCAGTCGGACTGGGCGAGCCCCAACTCCGGGCAgcgtaaaaaataaacaagcctaaagcaggcggtaagcttgaggaataagttggtatggcgcaaggccgacaaatacaaggaagttaataaaataatcttgGAGAGGGAGCATGGCCCCGACCATAAGGTGTGTCTGGCTCCAGGCTCTGAAGTCCCCATAgttgtggttgggcgtctcctcgTCCCGGGGCAGCCGGTGGTAGGTCTAGGAGGTTGAAGGCTTGATGCCTGCCACCACCACGATCTGCTCCAGCTGATGGGCGCAGGTCAAAGTAgaatgaagctcagccgcttcccactcGTTGGtacgggacttgtacccttcctgggccaCAGGACCCTTCATGACCTCCTCTAGGGTGGCCAAGCGTACTTCTCCCTTCTTTGAGGATTTGGAACCGGATGCAGAAGTAGACATCTTTGGTTctgaaaaagattgaaaaaatccagcagttaggccccaaaccaaaccctaattcaaaaagggaatgggggtcccctaaccgctggaaagaggccccctccggacacttgCCAAAAAAGAAAGCCTCAAAAGGTTCTCCGTGACAAGAGTCGAGTGCAAGAATCCCACAGATAGTGACATTGCAAAAAAGTAAAGAGAGAAAAGGACAAAAGGGTAAAATCGAAAAGACGAGGTCTGCTCTGAAACCTAAAGTGTCATTACGTGGGGCGAAGATGGTTCCTCGAGAAAAGCATAGCGAAAAGAAGTAATCTAAACGCAAAAGATGAGGAATCTAACACATCATACGGAAACTCAAACAAAAACATTCCCAGAAGTTCAAACATCCaacccaaaaatcataaaatgTGCTATATAAACAAACAGTAAGCAAGTGTGCTAGACATGAAGAACTTACATGAAGTTTGAAGGCTGAGAGTTGGTTTCGATCGTCGGTAAAACGTAGACTGGCAGCATCGAAGGAATAAACTCAGGAAATCAAAGGTGTTTGAAGTTTCTTTTCTCTCTGGAAAGCTTTGAAGAAATTTGGTGAAAGgctgaaagtaaccaaatgaagtaAGAAGactggcttttataggccagaaCATGTGTGAGACAGCTATGATTAGCCACCATCGAACGGTTGGGATGGCAATCGATTCGAATTCTATAGATCCAACGGTTGGATTAAATTGTCATCAAGACGGTGAAAAACGTTTGAGTACCCGTCTGACACCTatttaatgcgccgtatcaataaaTGGACAAGAAATGAATCGAcgtctgcaaaaagcgaatagCTGCAGTAATGATGGTCATTAATACACCACCACGCGCCCAAAGCACGTGCCAGGAAGCTGATAAGGCAATCGGAAGCGTCTAAGCAAGCCTTGTTCACTCCATAACTAAACAAGGCTTGgagggtaaatgttgcccctgattttgcccaaaatacgtggaccaaccggaggATGACACGTAGATGGAAAGGGTTTAGCGTTTGAATAAATCAGTTAATTCTCCTTAAGCGCAGGATTACACTtagacatgcctcccggagaaggcatgtaaGCCTCACATGCTCCCGGAGAGCAGGGCTATAACAAAGCCTCTCCGGGAGGTGTCAGATTCAATCtgaacagtcatctcgcattcaatgccgcatgggaggaggcgtattggaactgccatatgtattaaagtctgacggcacaacccccaccTACTAGGCTATGATCAATAAAGTCTAGTGAAGGCTACTCTATGAGGAATCACATCACTCAAAAAGGATAAATGACTACATCCATAAAATCCCTACAaagcctagggattagaccatgcattacctatgatatattcattgggaatgtgtggctttactgatagttacagaaatacatgtaccTTAATTCTAGGAATCACCCCACATAAATACTATAAATAGCCCTAAACTCATTaaagaggggtcgagaattctgggtttcataagaactagaagaggaaaaatccaccaagaacattctctgtaataaatactatcataaatacacaaactcgtagactaaggctcattaacgccccaaccacgtaaaaatctctctcttaattCCTAATAGCTTTctaaactattattattatatttgttgccgaaaacctcggtcaacagttaCAAATCTTTATGAGCAGAGCGAAACCTCCTTAAATTAGTTGAGGCTGAAGAGGTGGGCTATCACCGCGAGTGAGGACTAAGTGTTTTTGACTCAAGTCATCTGTCACCAAGAAGAGATATCTAATCTACATCTAATATTGGaagggaaatttcattttttgcCCCTAATAAAACCCccaatatcaaaatttagacccttcactaatttgtacaaattaattccattgattacatgaacttcccacTTTAcccttttcttaaaaaaataaaaaagaaaattgttaaaaactaaaaaaacttccctctctcttccctctctcttcctctctctcttccctctcgtgcacctctctctctctagaaaaaactgaaaaagctttcctctctctcttccctgtcAAATGTTTATTTCTCAGTGGACAGTGTTAGAAAACCGGAGCACACCCcaatcactcaagaatcttacaccattataatggaTAAGTAgtgttttaagcattttgttagaTTTTATGTAGTTTGTGTTCGTTATATGTGTCGTATTTGTTGAAACTAGTATTTTTTGGTTTGAAATGGTAGATATCTGGCAGATCTAGTTTTCTTTCGAAATCTGGGTTTTCCAGAAGTTATCGACAGTTTATCGATAGAATATCGATGCTATGTCGATATCATGCTAAGAAAGGTCAGGGATGACCATtatcgacatgttgtcgacagTTTGTCGATATCATGTCGATTAAAAAGCAAAT is a window from the Cannabis sativa cultivar Pink pepper isolate KNU-18-1 chromosome 1, ASM2916894v1, whole genome shotgun sequence genome containing:
- the LOC133038664 gene encoding inactive protein RESTRICTED TEV MOVEMENT 2-like, whose protein sequence is MTSQFVSHLTQFPPKRYASCASRNSIYQVQDIISVMAAITAETDRLSKTLIDHGYVMSEFGGIDEAMRILPDLSVKRRAIQEEAARREALVEAKLQEEAKQREALAEAKLREEARQKEAEVEARHQEALKVEGEAAARARRELREAREAMDEMVAKVKSLEELHQANLESKANLAVELKELKDFRDQALKKAKKDELLTPVSCKHCIKRFDDGVYMAWQSNGQSIKLDFYPKPEEALAKFREKKKRLDAMLEARRGPRLPPRID